From Drosophila virilis strain 15010-1051.87 chromosome X, Dvir_AGI_RSII-ME, whole genome shotgun sequence, the proteins below share one genomic window:
- the Paics gene encoding bifunctional phosphoribosylaminoimidazole carboxylase/phosphoribosylaminoimidazole succinocarboxamide synthetase, with protein MPATTTTTTIDGYKLGKVLIEGKTKQVYNLPEHPGLCLLLSKDRITAGDGVKAHDLAGKAEISNTTNGQVFRLLNEAGVRTAYVKQCGAKAFIARECQMIPIEWVTRRLATGSFLKRNVGVPEGYRFSPPKQETFFKDDANHDPQWSEEQIISAKFELNGLVIGQDEVDIMRRTTLLVFEILERAWQTKNCALIDMKVEFGVDSGGNIVLADIIDSDSWRLWPAGDKRLMVDKQVYRNLTSVTSTDLDTVKRNFIWVSEQLADIVPRKDHLIVVLMGSASDTSHSEKIATSCRSLGLNVELRVSSAHKGPEETLRIVREYESVMQNLIFVAVAGRSNGLGPVVSGNTNYPVINCPPVKSDNMQVDVWSSLNLPSGLGCATVLYPEAAALHAATILGLSNFMIWSKLRVKQLNNFVTLKKADKELRGVRNV; from the exons ATgccagccacaacaacaacaacaacaa TTGATGGCTACAAGCTGGGCAAGGTGCTCATCGAGGGCAAAACGAAGCAGGTCTACAATCTGCCCGAACATCCTGGCCTCTGTCTGCTGCTCAGCAAGGATCGCATCACAGCCGGCGATGGCGTCAAGGCGCACGACTTGGCCGGCAAGGCGGAGATCTCCAATACGACCAATGGCCAGGTATTTCGCCTGCTCAACGAGGCCG GCGTACGCACCGCCTATGTGAAGCAGTGTGGGGCGAAGGCTTTTATTGCCCGCGAATGCCAAATGATACCCATTGAGTGGGTAACCCGACGTCTGGCAACTGGCTCCTTTCTCAAGCGCAATGTGGGCGTGCCCGAGGGCTACAG ATTCTCGCCGCCCAAACAGGAGACATTCTTCAAGGATGACGCCAATCATGATCCACAGTGGAGCGAGGAGCAGATCATTTCGGCCAAGTTCGAGCTAAACGGTCTGGTGATCG GTCAGGATGAGGTGGACATCATGCGACGCACAACCCTGCTCGTCTTTGAGATTCTCGAGCGGGCGTGGCAGACAAAGAACTGTGCCCTGATCGACATGAAGGTCGAATTTGGCGTTGACTCCGGTGGCAATATTGTGCTCGCCGATATCATAGATTCGGACTCGTGGCGCCTCTGGCCGGCTGGCGACAAGCGTCTAATGGTCGACAAGCAGGTCTATCGGAATTTGACATCGGTGACGAGCACCGATCTGGATACGGTTAAGCGCAACTTTATCTGGGTATCGGAACAGCTGGCCGATATTGTGCCGCGCAAGGATCACTTGATTGTGGTGCTCATGGGCAGCGCATCGGATACATCGCACAGCGAAAAGATTGCCACCAGCTGCCGTTCGTTGGGCCTCAATGTTGAGCTGCGCGTCAGCTCGGCCCACAAGGGTCCGGAGGAGACGTTGCGCATTGTCCGTGAATATGAATCGGTTATGCAGAATCTAATCTTTGTGGCCGTTGCCGGACGTTCGAATGGCCTCGGACCGGTTGTATCCGGCAATACAAACTATCCGGTAATCAACTGCCCGCCGGTCAAGTCCGATAACATGCAGGTGGACGTCTGGTCCAGCCTCAATTTGCCATCGGGCCTGGGCTGTGCCACCGTTCTCTATCCGGAGGCAGCTGCGCTGCATGCGGCCACCATTTTGGGACTGAGCAATTTCATGATCTGGTCCAAGCTGCGCGTCAAGCAGCTCAACAATTTCGTGACCCTCAAGAAGGCCGACAAGGAGCTGCGCGGCGTGCGCAATGTCTga